TCATAGACTTTAGATAAATAGTAAACCCTTCGAATGCAAATTGACGTTAAAAATATCATTGACCAAGATTTAGATTAGGGTTTACTTGATTACATTTGTATTATTAATGAAATACAAAATTTGCATTCTAAAATCTAACATTATGAAATATCTATTGATCATCGCGCTGATTTTTTCCTTTGGATTCAATGGATACGCGCAAAACGAAGATAAAAAACTCAGCAAACAAGAAAGAAAAGAGTTGCGTAAAAAAGAACAACAAGAGAATCTTCAAAAATCTAGTGATATTGCAGAATCCAAGCACTTTATATTAGAAGCTCATACTCTTGTAGGCAGACGTGGACAATCAGCTCCTATTCAACCAAATTTGAATTTCTTCGCTACAGATGGTGAAAATGTAACTATCCAACTTGCTTTTCCAGCAGCTCCATGGCCTGGATACAATGGATTAGGCGGACTGACTGTTGATGGCAGAGTATCTCAATATAAAATAACCAAAGGCAAAAAAACAGTTTCCATCCGAATTGACGCCATGTCCAGTATTGGAAGCTATCAAATTTTCATCAATGCCAATTACGGAAGCACTTCAACCATGAGAATAACTGGCAACAGAGGAGAACGATTTGAATTCAGAGGTACCTTACTGCCTTTGGAAGAGAACAATGTATACAAAGGAACTCCATTATTCTAATAAATGGAAGACAAAGCATTCAAAGAAGCCATTTTCAGTATGGCTAAATATTGTTCATATCAAGATAGATGTGTTAAAGAAGTTGAAAGCAAGCTCAATGATTCTGGGCTTGCTTCTAACGTTATTGAAGCTTGCATTGCATATTTAACTGAAAATAAATACTTGGATGAAAACAGATATGCAAGCAGTATCGTCCGAGGCAAATTCAATCAAAACGGGTGGGGAAAAATAAAAATCAGCCAGTTTTTAAAGCTCAAAGGCATTCCTAATGATCTTATAAAAGAAGCGTTAAATGAGATTTCTCCTGAAGCCTATTGGGATAAAATGATAAAACTTGCCCAACGAAAAGCTAGCTCATTAAAAAAAGGTGACACAAGAACTAACAATGCCAAAACTTTTCGTCACATGGCAAGCAAAGGCTATGAATCCAGCTTAATCTGGGATGCAATCAATGAAGTAAATTCGGACACAGACGACTATTAACTCACATCTCCATCCAAATAATACCAAAGCCCTTTTT
The Aureibacter tunicatorum DNA segment above includes these coding regions:
- a CDS encoding DUF4251 domain-containing protein; translated protein: MKYLLIIALIFSFGFNGYAQNEDKKLSKQERKELRKKEQQENLQKSSDIAESKHFILEAHTLVGRRGQSAPIQPNLNFFATDGENVTIQLAFPAAPWPGYNGLGGLTVDGRVSQYKITKGKKTVSIRIDAMSSIGSYQIFINANYGSTSTMRITGNRGERFEFRGTLLPLEENNVYKGTPLF
- a CDS encoding regulatory protein RecX, coding for MEDKAFKEAIFSMAKYCSYQDRCVKEVESKLNDSGLASNVIEACIAYLTENKYLDENRYASSIVRGKFNQNGWGKIKISQFLKLKGIPNDLIKEALNEISPEAYWDKMIKLAQRKASSLKKGDTRTNNAKTFRHMASKGYESSLIWDAINEVNSDTDDY